CTGGTCGTTTACATCGGGAATTCCATCTCCATCAGTATCAGGATTTTCTTGAAGTGAAATATTATCAAAAAGAATTTTTGCATTTGATTCATTAGCAGATATTCTTAAGGTTACAATTGCTTTTGTTGAATTTGAAGGAGCAATTGCTACAATTCCTTTTCTTTTCCATTCGGAAGAAAAATAATTCATACTGTAAGTTGATAAAGCCGTAGCTGAAACATTATTATTAAAAAACTGAATCTGTACATAAAAATTTGAAGGATTTGTGCCATTAAGTATTTTAGCATCTGCCTCTAATTGATAAATTTCTCCTGCTGTAATATTATCTACAAGTTGAAAACACCACATATCATTATTCGAATTTTTCATTTTCAAAACATAGTCATTGCTTATGTTTTTTCTAAAAACAAATACTTTATTGCTTCCATTTCCAGCCTTAAAATACCATTTTCCTGTAGTAATTTGAGAATAATTTTTTGAAGTTAAGGAATCACTAATATTATTATCAAATTCATAATTTGAAAGCAAATTTGAAAAAGAGCTATTAGATCTTGACCTGCTTATAACTGATCCTTTAAGTTGTACATTTTCGGTACTGAAAACACAATTTAAAAATCCATTGCTAATATTTACAACTGTATCTTTAAATGAAGTTCTTACAATAACATTTTTTGTAGTTGTAGAAATTTGAAACAAACCATCAAAAACACCATTTTTATTTGTTGTACCTGAAATAATTTTAGCTTCATTTTCTACATTTAATATTTCTATAGCTACAAGAGGTAAAGCTTTCATTGATTTTTTATTCTCAACAGTTTTTACTTGAAATGAAATCTGTCTTGACATATCCCAATCAAAAGCCTTGTTAATTTGTTCTTTAGATAAGTTAGTAGAATTTTTATCATTTGCTTTATTTTCTTCAAAATCAAAACTATGAATGCAAGATTGAGTAAAAGACCCAATAATAATTAATAGCAAGTATAAATATGTGTTTAACTGTTTATTCATTGGTTAAGTAAGAATCAAGTTAAGTACAATTCAAATGTACGAAACCCAAATAGGCAAATGCAAATATATTTTAAAAAAAGTTTTCAAGATNNNNNNNNNNNNNNNNNNNNNNNNNNNNNNNNNNNNNNNNNNNNNNNNNNNNNNNNNNNNNNNNNNNNNNNNNNNNNNNNNNNNNNNNNNNNNNNNNNNNCAAGATGCAAGATGTGAAAAATAAATTATTGATTACAAATTATTACCAATCAATGCGAATAAATATTTGAATCACTCCTGTATCCATTCTTATCTTTATACCATTCTGTATAATTAACACCAATGCTTACTGCCCAAGGGGCAAATTTTAAATGAGCTGAGGTGATTTCAA
This region of Bacteroidota bacterium genomic DNA includes:
- a CDS encoding LruC domain-containing protein, translated to MNKQLNTYLYLLLIIIGSFTQSCIHSFDFEENKANDKNSTNLSKEQINKAFDWDMSRQISFQVKTVENKKSMKALPLVAIEILNVENEAKIISGTTNKNGVFDGLFQISTTTKNVIVRTSFKDTVVNISNGFLNCVFSTENVQLKGSVISRSRSNSSFSNLLSNYEFDNNISDSLTSKNYSQITTGKWYFKAGNGSNKVFVFRKNISNDYVLKMKNSNNDMWCFQLVDNITAGEIYQLEADAKILNGTNPSNFYVQIQFFNNNVSATALSTYSMNYFSSEWKRKGIVAIAPSNSTKAIVTLRISANESNAKILFDNISLQENPDTDGDGIPDVNDQYPNDEKKAFNNYYPNDCSPATLAFEDLWPYKGDYDFNDLIINYKMNYIANANNKIVELRINYKVVAIGASFHNGFGIQLPVSPSAIKSVSGQQINNSYISLNSNGTEANQSKAVIIMFDDAFDLLPHPGGGDFINTTIGTQYVSPTLVEVVIKFNSSQTIENLDIPPYNPFVIVDGNRDKEIHLPQMQPTDLACGKLLGSGNDNSNPNNNIYYINDDNMPWALNIPTNFYYSKEKSSISDAFNYFDSWAISNGTNHSDWYKNLSGNRNAENIYTH